From Candidatus Manganitrophus morganii, the proteins below share one genomic window:
- a CDS encoding PilZ domain-containing protein, translating to MAKEIDRERRESERYGLRTKVMYEPSAGLDLKEKVHAGRTINISSGGFCLKTETPLSQSQIIRVSIPIPKVNAMSPTLAEVCWVEGLKKQKGYWVGLRFLL from the coding sequence ATGGCGAAAGAAATCGATCGAGAACGGAGGGAATCAGAGCGGTATGGGCTTCGTACAAAAGTAATGTATGAGCCCTCCGCGGGACTGGACCTTAAAGAAAAGGTGCATGCTGGAAGAACGATCAATATCAGCAGTGGGGGGTTTTGTCTGAAGACAGAAACACCTCTATCGCAATCCCAGATCATACGGGTAAGCATCCCTATCCCAAAAGTAAACGCGATGTCGCCCACATTGGCAGAGGTGTGTTGGGTAGAGGGGCTGAAGAAGCAAAAGGGATATTGGGTCGGCCTTCGTTTTCTCTTATAA
- a CDS encoding TIGR03013 family PEP-CTERM/XrtA system glycosyltransferase: MIRIFNRYLPIRDTVYFVLENALILLFLMWSTTMKSGWPNLILVPLVVQVCLYYNELHPSFPRFSLKEFWVKHLQSILLAGGILFGIYLVTPVEIASTARFWKHLAFSPFILIGLRLGYQALVAVRRWETPVLIIGSGQVATLLMDTLTRHRNLGYRPVQFKWDLGSPDKLGEEWEKLGNVLGMHQVRKVVIALNDRRRQLPVEALLNLRVQGVEVIEGVSFYEQISGKILVKPLRPSSLIFSEGFNRMRIMHLSKRALDIFLASIGSIVSLPIFAILAVLIKLDSRGPIFYRQERVGEKGKTFMVIKFRSMRQDAETKTGPVWASENDPRVTRLGRIMRLLRLDEIPQMINVLKGEMSFVGPRPERPVFVDQLRKKIPYYDLRFTVKPGLTGWAQIKYQYGSTEEDALEKLQYDLYYIKHLSPFFDLTIVMETIQVILGGKGR; the protein is encoded by the coding sequence ATGATTCGGATTTTTAATCGTTATCTCCCGATTCGGGATACCGTTTACTTCGTTTTGGAAAATGCCCTCATCCTTCTCTTCCTGATGTGGTCTACGACCATGAAAAGCGGGTGGCCCAATTTAATCCTGGTCCCGCTCGTCGTCCAGGTTTGTCTCTATTACAATGAACTGCATCCCTCCTTCCCCCGATTTTCACTGAAAGAGTTCTGGGTAAAGCATCTTCAGTCGATCCTGCTGGCGGGGGGAATTCTCTTCGGAATTTACCTGGTCACCCCTGTTGAGATCGCATCGACAGCCCGTTTCTGGAAGCATCTGGCTTTTTCCCCCTTCATCCTGATCGGACTTCGCCTCGGGTACCAGGCGCTGGTCGCCGTGCGACGATGGGAGACCCCTGTTCTCATCATCGGTTCGGGACAGGTTGCAACCCTTTTGATGGATACGCTGACTCGACACCGGAATTTGGGTTATCGGCCCGTTCAATTCAAATGGGATTTAGGCTCCCCGGATAAGCTGGGAGAAGAATGGGAAAAACTGGGAAATGTGCTCGGGATGCATCAGGTCCGCAAGGTGGTGATCGCATTGAATGATCGACGGAGGCAGCTTCCGGTCGAGGCGCTCCTCAACCTTCGGGTGCAAGGGGTCGAGGTGATCGAAGGCGTTTCTTTTTATGAGCAGATTTCGGGCAAGATCCTTGTGAAACCCCTTCGGCCGAGCAGCCTGATCTTCAGCGAAGGGTTCAACCGGATGAGGATTATGCACCTATCGAAGCGCGCGCTGGATATCTTTCTTGCCTCCATCGGCTCGATCGTTTCCTTGCCGATCTTTGCGATCCTTGCCGTTTTGATCAAGCTCGATTCGAGGGGGCCGATCTTTTATCGCCAGGAGCGGGTGGGAGAAAAGGGAAAAACCTTCATGGTGATTAAATTCCGCTCGATGCGCCAGGACGCCGAGACAAAAACGGGGCCGGTCTGGGCCAGTGAAAACGACCCGCGCGTGACGCGACTGGGAAGGATCATGCGGTTGCTCCGTCTCGATGAGATTCCTCAGATGATCAACGTCCTCAAGGGAGAAATGAGCTTTGTCGGCCCGCGGCCCGAAAGGCCGGTCTTCGTAGACCAGCTTCGGAAGAAAATCCCCTATTATGACCTTCGCTTTACCGTCAAGCCCGGACTCACCGGCTGGGCTCAGATTAAATATCAATATGGATCGACCGAAGAAGACGCCCTTGAGAAGCTCCAATATGATCTCTACTACATCAAGCATCTTTCTCCCTTCTTTGACCTGACCATCGTGATGGAGACCATTCAGGTGATCTTGGGAGGAAAGGGACGATGA
- a CDS encoding DUF3473 domain-containing protein: MDGRLNALTIDVEDYYQVSGFESHIRFEQWPDYESRVVGNTWRLLEMLHFHRVKATFFTLGWIAERYPQVVLAIHKEGHEIASHGYRHRLVYNMSREEFRQDTERSKGVLEDLCGVPVVGYRAASYSIIQETLWALDVLHELGFQYDSSIFPIHHDRYGIPDASRFPYYHMLSEGRKLLEFPLSTVRFMGRNVPIAGGGYLRLFPYRFIQWGIRQINERENAPANIYLHPWEIDPSQPRINGSRLSQFRHYLNLDKTESRLRQLLLDFRFAPLRRLKEEIEDQNRPAEPEKQQSVPIENRG; the protein is encoded by the coding sequence ATGGACGGTCGGTTGAACGCACTGACGATAGACGTTGAAGATTATTATCAGGTCTCCGGTTTTGAGTCTCACATACGGTTCGAGCAGTGGCCCGATTATGAGAGCCGGGTGGTCGGAAACACCTGGCGTCTTCTTGAAATGCTTCATTTTCATCGGGTGAAGGCCACCTTTTTCACCCTCGGGTGGATTGCGGAGCGATATCCCCAGGTTGTCCTTGCCATCCATAAAGAGGGCCATGAAATCGCCTCTCACGGCTACCGACACCGCCTCGTTTACAACATGAGCCGGGAGGAGTTTCGGCAGGACACCGAACGGTCGAAAGGGGTTTTGGAAGACCTCTGCGGGGTGCCGGTCGTCGGTTATCGGGCGGCGAGTTATTCGATCATCCAAGAGACCCTCTGGGCACTGGATGTCTTGCACGAATTAGGGTTTCAATATGATTCGAGTATCTTCCCGATCCACCACGACCGCTATGGAATTCCGGACGCGTCCCGCTTCCCTTATTACCATATGCTTTCGGAGGGACGAAAACTGTTAGAGTTTCCATTGTCGACGGTCCGGTTTATGGGGCGCAATGTCCCGATTGCGGGGGGAGGATATCTTCGCCTTTTCCCTTATCGGTTCATTCAGTGGGGAATCCGGCAAATCAACGAACGGGAAAACGCGCCGGCGAATATCTATCTGCATCCGTGGGAAATCGACCCAAGCCAACCGCGGATTAACGGTTCACGGCTTTCGCAGTTTCGGCATTATCTTAATCTTGATAAGACGGAATCGCGTCTCCGACAACTTCTCCTTGATTTCCGCTTCGCGCCGCTGCGGCGGCTGAAGGAAGAGATCGAAGACCAAAATCGGCCTGCAGAACCGGAAAAGCAGCAGAGCGTTCCGATCGAGAATCGAGGTTAA
- a CDS encoding acyl--CoA ligase, with the protein MMRLEEVIAQTIERWPNRTAIVHKDRSWTYAEVGARAAELKKKLSKAGFSEGDRAVLWMENSAEYVAAYLAVMGLRGGVVALHPQMSISEVSRIITHVGAAGLIVSPLIRAWTSGEFESTCLRFILRDDETIRCHGAGEMEKSPAGLAQIIYTSGSTGRPKGVMLSHQNLISNTRSILAYLQLSSEDSIVAVLPFVYAYGNSVMLTHLFVGGKIVIENSFVYPNLILERISKERVTGFSGVASTYTLLLNQSNLKADSFPALRYLTNAGGPMPSGLLGRLRSLFSEKEIYVMYGQTEATARLTYLPPNALSQKAGSAGRPVPGVALKIVKEGGAVARPGETGEVYASGENIMQGYWNDPEATAKALEGGWLRTGDMGHLDEEGYLTIVGRNSEMIKSGAYRISPVEIEEVLLRHPAVKEAGVVGVDDAILGEAICGVVAPKEEHQPTDMELLAHCARHLAPYKRPKVICLVKELPKSFSGKVLRQELREISRTVFKSPVRTAH; encoded by the coding sequence ATGATGAGATTGGAAGAGGTGATCGCTCAGACAATCGAGCGCTGGCCAAACCGCACGGCGATCGTCCATAAAGACCGAAGCTGGACCTATGCCGAGGTGGGAGCGCGTGCGGCCGAGCTTAAAAAGAAGCTGTCCAAGGCGGGATTCTCCGAAGGAGACAGGGCCGTTTTATGGATGGAGAATTCTGCAGAGTATGTTGCCGCCTATCTGGCGGTGATGGGGCTGAGAGGGGGCGTCGTCGCGCTGCACCCGCAGATGTCCATCTCCGAGGTCTCTCGGATCATCACCCATGTCGGCGCGGCCGGTTTAATCGTCTCTCCTTTGATCCGGGCATGGACTTCGGGTGAGTTCGAGTCGACCTGTTTGCGGTTCATCCTCAGGGACGATGAGACGATCCGGTGCCATGGTGCCGGTGAAATGGAAAAAAGTCCGGCCGGCCTGGCTCAAATCATCTACACCTCCGGCTCGACGGGGCGGCCGAAGGGGGTGATGCTTTCTCACCAAAATCTGATTTCGAATACCCGATCCATCCTAGCCTATCTTCAGTTGAGTTCGGAAGATTCCATCGTAGCGGTTCTTCCGTTTGTCTACGCTTACGGCAATTCGGTCATGCTCACCCATTTGTTCGTCGGTGGAAAAATCGTAATCGAAAACAGTTTCGTCTATCCAAACCTGATTTTGGAGCGGATTTCAAAGGAGCGGGTCACCGGCTTCTCCGGTGTTGCGTCAACCTATACCCTTCTGTTGAATCAATCGAATCTCAAGGCGGACTCATTTCCGGCGTTGCGTTACTTGACGAATGCCGGCGGTCCGATGCCCTCCGGGCTCCTCGGCAGGCTGCGCTCTCTTTTTTCGGAAAAAGAGATCTATGTCATGTATGGCCAGACCGAAGCGACGGCGCGGTTGACCTATCTTCCTCCGAATGCGCTTTCTCAAAAAGCCGGGTCCGCGGGGAGACCCGTCCCCGGCGTCGCGTTGAAAATCGTAAAAGAGGGGGGAGCGGTTGCCCGTCCCGGTGAAACCGGGGAGGTTTATGCGTCCGGGGAGAATATCATGCAGGGGTATTGGAACGATCCGGAGGCGACCGCCAAAGCGTTGGAGGGAGGATGGCTACGGACCGGAGATATGGGACATTTGGACGAAGAGGGATATCTGACCATTGTCGGCCGCAACAGCGAGATGATCAAATCGGGCGCCTATCGCATCAGCCCGGTCGAAATTGAAGAGGTGCTCCTCCGCCATCCGGCGGTGAAAGAGGCCGGGGTCGTCGGCGTCGATGATGCCATTTTAGGAGAGGCGATCTGCGGCGTGGTCGCTCCAAAAGAGGAGCATCAACCGACCGACATGGAGCTGCTCGCCCATTGCGCCCGCCATCTCGCCCCTTATAAAAGGCCCAAGGTGATTTGTCTGGTGAAGGAGCTTCCCAAATCTTTTTCCGGCAAGGTGTTGCGGCAGGAGCTTCGCGAAATCAGCCGGACGGTGTTTAAATCACCGGTGCGAACGGCCCATTAG
- the asnB gene encoding asparagine synthase (glutamine-hydrolyzing) gives MCGIAGIWNFKSKAPVDPALLGRMVHTLDHRGPDDSGIYLSGDVGLGHTRLSIVDLSGGHQPMCNEDGSIWVVFNGEIYNHPELRAALVNKGHTFKTHSDTEVIVHAYEEMGEGCVRAFNGQFAFALWDGKRRELFIARDRMGVRPFFYAEHNGRFLFGSEIKALFEDPTLPREIDPFAVDQVFTFWFPIPPRTGFAGVNELPPGHTMTVSEKRTRINQYWKLEFPAIEGSRVPSPRPEKWYTEGLMALLDEAIQIRLRADVPVGAYLSGGLDSSVITALSKRRINDQLKTFSIGFEAEDFDETAFQSEVVRHLGTEHRAFRCLSTEIGAAFPAAVWHMERPVIRTAPVPMMLLAKGVRESGIKVVLTGEGADEVLAGYDIFKEAKVRRFWARAPQSRMRPLLLRRLYPYLSDMKGQAAAYLTAFFGQGLEETNDPFYSHAPRWRVTSPIKGLYSEGMREKLKGYDPIAELRDQLPSAFSTWHPLSQAQYLESAYLLPGYILASQGDRMAMAHGVEGRYPFLDHRVIEFAANVPPIFKLKRLREKHILREGAEGLLPPAILNREKQPYRAPDQAALFPEGKGFDYVDEALSSERLEEAGFFSAKPLNTLLAKCRRQEKMGIKDGMALVGSLSVQLLYKQFVKGKVETGARGVLQ, from the coding sequence ATGTGTGGTATCGCAGGAATTTGGAATTTTAAATCGAAGGCCCCGGTTGATCCGGCGCTGTTGGGGCGGATGGTCCATACGCTGGATCACCGCGGTCCGGACGATTCGGGGATCTACCTTTCGGGCGACGTCGGGCTGGGCCATACCCGGCTGAGCATCGTCGATCTCTCCGGCGGGCATCAACCGATGTGCAACGAGGACGGGTCGATTTGGGTGGTTTTTAACGGGGAGATCTATAACCATCCCGAGCTTCGAGCGGCTTTAGTCAATAAAGGGCATACGTTTAAAACCCATTCCGATACGGAAGTGATCGTCCATGCCTATGAAGAGATGGGAGAGGGGTGTGTAAGGGCATTCAACGGCCAGTTCGCTTTTGCACTATGGGATGGGAAACGTCGCGAACTTTTTATCGCGCGAGATCGGATGGGGGTCCGCCCTTTCTTTTATGCCGAACACAATGGACGTTTCCTTTTCGGTTCGGAGATCAAAGCCCTCTTTGAAGATCCGACATTGCCGCGGGAAATCGATCCGTTTGCCGTCGATCAGGTCTTCACCTTCTGGTTCCCGATTCCGCCCCGGACCGGCTTCGCCGGTGTAAACGAACTTCCCCCCGGGCATACGATGACGGTGAGCGAGAAGAGAACGCGGATCAATCAGTACTGGAAGCTTGAATTTCCCGCGATCGAAGGATCGCGTGTTCCGAGTCCTCGTCCCGAAAAGTGGTATACCGAAGGGCTGATGGCGCTCCTGGATGAAGCGATTCAAATCCGCCTTCGCGCCGATGTGCCGGTTGGCGCTTACTTAAGCGGGGGGCTGGACTCGTCCGTGATCACGGCCCTCTCCAAACGCCGGATCAACGATCAACTCAAAACATTCTCGATCGGGTTCGAGGCGGAGGACTTCGATGAAACCGCCTTCCAATCGGAGGTCGTTCGCCATCTTGGGACGGAACACCGCGCCTTTCGATGCCTCAGCACGGAGATCGGGGCGGCGTTCCCGGCGGCGGTGTGGCACATGGAGCGGCCGGTCATTCGGACGGCGCCGGTTCCGATGATGCTTTTGGCCAAAGGGGTCCGGGAATCGGGGATCAAAGTCGTTCTGACCGGGGAGGGGGCCGATGAAGTGTTGGCCGGGTATGACATTTTCAAAGAGGCGAAGGTAAGGCGATTCTGGGCCCGCGCTCCGCAGTCTCGGATGCGCCCGCTTCTGCTCCGGCGTCTTTACCCTTACCTTTCCGATATGAAGGGACAAGCCGCCGCTTATCTGACTGCGTTTTTTGGCCAGGGCTTGGAGGAGACGAACGACCCGTTTTACTCCCACGCTCCCCGTTGGCGGGTGACCTCCCCGATCAAAGGGCTTTATTCGGAAGGCATGAGGGAGAAGTTAAAGGGATACGACCCGATCGCCGAGCTTCGCGACCAATTGCCGTCGGCCTTCTCGACATGGCATCCCCTCTCGCAAGCGCAATATCTGGAGTCGGCCTATCTTCTTCCCGGGTATATTCTCGCTTCTCAAGGGGACCGGATGGCGATGGCGCACGGCGTCGAAGGGCGGTATCCATTTTTAGATCACCGGGTGATCGAATTTGCGGCGAATGTTCCGCCAATTTTTAAGTTGAAACGCTTAAGAGAAAAACATATTCTACGTGAAGGGGCGGAGGGGTTACTCCCTCCAGCTATTTTGAATAGAGAAAAACAGCCTTATCGCGCCCCGGATCAGGCCGCGCTTTTTCCGGAGGGAAAAGGGTTCGACTATGTGGATGAAGCCCTTTCCTCGGAACGACTTGAAGAGGCCGGATTTTTTTCTGCGAAACCACTCAACACGCTTCTTGCAAAATGCCGCCGTCAGGAGAAAATGGGAATAAAAGATGGGATGGCGTTGGTGGGGTCATTGTCGGTTCAATTGTTATACAAGCAGTTTGTAAAGGGGAAAGTAGAAACAGGCGCAAGGGGAGTGCTTCAATAG
- the nadE gene encoding NAD(+) synthase: protein MSMKKFSKDVLNINAAEVTEKIEKALREQVAQLKRRGVVVGLSGGIDSSVTAALCTKALGRERVLGLFMPELDSSDDSMKLGRLLADALGVESVVEDIGPLLEAAGCYRRRDEAIRAQVPEYRKGYKSKIVLANILEKDGFNFFHLVVESDKGERKTVRLNVKSYLGIVAATNMKQRARKFFEYYHADRLQYVVAGTPNRLEYDQGFFVKNGDGAADIKPIAHLYKTQVYQLAAYLGVPAEIRQRPPTTDTYSLPQSQEEFYFSLPYDKMDLCLYAKNAGVSAAEVAGEIGLTAQQVERVYRDIDAKRNATRYMHSKPLLVEEVGEILI, encoded by the coding sequence ATGTCGATGAAGAAATTTTCCAAGGATGTTTTAAATATCAATGCCGCCGAGGTGACCGAGAAGATCGAGAAAGCCTTGCGGGAACAGGTCGCTCAATTGAAAAGAAGAGGAGTGGTCGTCGGCCTCTCGGGCGGCATCGACAGCAGCGTGACTGCGGCCCTTTGCACTAAGGCGTTGGGGCGTGAGCGTGTCTTGGGGTTATTCATGCCGGAGCTCGACTCCTCCGACGACAGCATGAAGCTCGGCCGGCTTTTGGCCGATGCTCTCGGAGTCGAGAGCGTTGTCGAGGACATCGGACCGCTTCTGGAGGCGGCCGGCTGTTATCGAAGAAGAGACGAAGCGATCCGGGCGCAAGTCCCAGAATATCGAAAAGGGTATAAGTCGAAGATCGTCTTGGCCAATATTTTGGAGAAAGACGGCTTTAATTTCTTCCACCTGGTCGTCGAGTCGGACAAGGGGGAGAGGAAGACGGTCCGTTTGAATGTAAAGTCCTATCTCGGGATCGTCGCCGCCACCAATATGAAACAACGGGCCAGAAAGTTTTTCGAATACTACCATGCAGATCGGCTCCAATATGTGGTTGCGGGAACGCCGAATCGGTTGGAGTATGATCAAGGTTTTTTCGTGAAGAACGGCGACGGCGCCGCGGATATCAAGCCGATCGCCCATCTTTATAAAACCCAGGTTTACCAATTGGCCGCCTATTTGGGGGTTCCCGCCGAAATTCGCCAGCGGCCGCCGACGACCGATACCTATTCACTGCCGCAATCGCAGGAGGAGTTTTACTTCTCGCTCCCCTATGACAAGATGGACCTCTGTCTCTATGCGAAGAACGCAGGTGTCTCCGCCGCCGAGGTGGCGGGGGAGATCGGCTTAACCGCTCAGCAGGTGGAGCGGGTCTATCGGGATATCGACGCCAAAAGAAACGCCACCCGCTATATGCATTCCAAACCATTACTGGTTGAAGAGGTCGGCGAGATTCTCATCTGA
- a CDS encoding acyl carrier protein — translation MGNTINEKLREFITDNFLFGDTSKALNDGDSFLEKGIIDSTGVVHLVSYVEEAFGITVNDEEILPENFDTISRLAQFVQKKTGVVTGSA, via the coding sequence TTGGGGAACACAATTAACGAGAAGTTGCGTGAATTTATTACAGACAATTTCCTTTTCGGAGATACGTCGAAAGCGTTAAACGACGGAGATTCTTTCTTGGAAAAGGGGATCATCGATTCGACCGGGGTGGTCCATTTGGTTTCTTATGTCGAGGAGGCTTTCGGAATCACCGTCAATGATGAAGAGATCCTTCCGGAAAATTTCGATACCATTTCTCGGCTCGCCCAGTTCGTTCAGAAGAAAACAGGGGTCGTCACAGGATCTGCATGA
- a CDS encoding Wzz/FepE/Etk N-terminal domain-containing protein, which yields MEETNQDLLQLVRDYLGMIWRQKMWIILPLIGGILIAGVLIVKLPKIYRSTTLILVEAQKVPEEYVKSAVSGTVEGRLSTIQQQIMSRSLIEKIINKFGLYPENSNGVITEEAIGRMRNNIEVRTTVARNNNIEAFSLSFQGKDPVMVMNVTNELASLFIEENLKIREQLVEGTTEFLDNELKNLKETLERQEARIGEFKRMNMGELPQQLEANLRSLDRIQSDLLATQLAKRSAQDRKLVLEKTIELTRQRIERAANQERGIEDNALLESGIAPPTTERAPSQQMLKLIQKKMDLANLQTEYKETYPDIIMLKREIQELEDQVALTEMSEAGTLPAGLREPGQSNQNDRRRAPLRVPMGFELERAHIAESQRQIQAIEVELNTLTEREIGLQRQIQLYERRVESVPAREQELAVLERDYENTKKNYESLLDKKLNAQISENLEKRQKGEQFRILDPANLPERPFKPVPLQIGLMGIAGGLGLGVALAFIREKLDSSIRKPEEVERITSVPVLASIPDFDEELMITEKYLSKTAVNDEKTNGETSHT from the coding sequence ATGGAAGAGACGAACCAAGATCTTCTACAGCTTGTACGCGATTACCTTGGGATGATTTGGCGCCAAAAAATGTGGATCATCCTTCCGCTGATCGGAGGAATCCTCATCGCCGGCGTTCTGATCGTGAAATTGCCCAAAATCTATCGATCCACGACGCTCATCCTAGTGGAAGCGCAGAAGGTTCCGGAGGAGTATGTCAAGTCGGCCGTCTCCGGGACGGTGGAAGGCCGCCTCTCGACCATCCAGCAGCAGATCATGAGCCGGAGCCTTATTGAAAAAATTATCAATAAGTTTGGGCTCTATCCGGAAAATTCCAACGGTGTGATCACGGAAGAAGCGATCGGAAGGATGCGAAACAATATTGAAGTCAGAACGACTGTGGCGAGGAACAACAATATCGAAGCCTTTTCCCTTTCTTTTCAGGGAAAAGATCCGGTGATGGTGATGAATGTGACCAACGAGCTCGCCTCTCTTTTTATCGAGGAGAATCTGAAGATCCGAGAGCAGTTGGTGGAGGGGACCACTGAATTTCTCGATAACGAGTTAAAAAACTTGAAAGAGACGCTGGAGCGGCAGGAGGCCCGGATCGGGGAGTTCAAACGGATGAATATGGGAGAACTTCCCCAGCAGCTGGAGGCGAATCTTCGTTCGCTCGATCGGATTCAGTCGGACCTTCTGGCGACTCAATTGGCCAAACGATCCGCACAAGACCGAAAACTGGTTCTTGAGAAAACAATCGAACTGACGCGGCAGCGGATCGAGAGGGCAGCCAATCAGGAACGGGGAATCGAAGACAATGCCCTTCTCGAATCGGGGATCGCACCTCCTACCACAGAGAGAGCCCCCTCTCAGCAGATGCTTAAGTTGATCCAAAAGAAAATGGATCTTGCCAATCTGCAGACGGAATATAAGGAGACTTATCCCGATATTATTATGCTGAAGCGGGAGATTCAAGAGCTGGAGGATCAAGTCGCCCTCACCGAGATGAGCGAGGCGGGAACGCTCCCGGCGGGATTGAGAGAGCCGGGCCAAAGCAACCAGAATGATCGAAGAAGAGCGCCGTTGAGGGTGCCGATGGGCTTTGAGCTGGAGCGGGCGCACATCGCCGAAAGCCAAAGGCAGATTCAGGCGATTGAAGTGGAACTGAACACACTGACAGAGCGAGAGATCGGACTTCAACGACAGATTCAACTCTATGAGAGACGGGTCGAAAGTGTGCCGGCCCGGGAGCAGGAACTCGCTGTTTTGGAGCGAGACTATGAAAACACCAAGAAAAACTATGAGTCGCTCCTGGACAAGAAGCTAAACGCACAAATCTCCGAAAACCTCGAAAAGCGGCAAAAGGGAGAGCAGTTCCGTATTCTGGATCCGGCCAATCTTCCGGAAAGACCTTTCAAGCCGGTTCCGCTTCAAATTGGTTTGATGGGAATTGCCGGCGGGCTGGGGTTGGGCGTTGCGCTTGCTTTTATTCGCGAGAAACTCGACAGCTCCATCCGCAAGCCGGAGGAAGTGGAACGGATTACGTCCGTGCCGGTCCTTGCCTCGATTCCGGATTTCGACGAAGAACTGATGATCACTGAGAAGTACTTGAGCAAAACCGCGGTGAATGATGAGAAAACAAATGGCGAAACGAGTCATACCTGA
- a CDS encoding CpsD/CapB family tyrosine-protein kinase, which translates to MAKRVIPDFQEGKGEELVTLTRRASLASDRYRMLFAKVDQLCRTPEKKLIALTSSIKGEGKTTTTANLAVVAARDFGKRCLVIDGDFKNPTLAKKFAMPDESGLIDVIEGKVQLGNALKRGPVENLAILPMGHRSGKENNIWTTEEIKHVLTEVRAWFDYVWIDAPPILPLFDMSFISDSVDGTLIVVRAGEVPEQVLAQAIKSLGSSKIIGSVLNRAKMDWPSRYYEYGY; encoded by the coding sequence ATGGCGAAACGAGTCATACCTGATTTTCAGGAAGGAAAGGGGGAGGAGTTGGTGACCTTGACCCGACGGGCTTCCCTTGCCTCCGACCGGTACCGAATGCTTTTTGCAAAGGTGGATCAACTCTGCCGTACACCGGAGAAAAAGTTGATCGCGCTGACCAGCTCGATCAAAGGGGAGGGAAAAACAACCACCACAGCCAATCTCGCGGTCGTGGCTGCCCGGGACTTTGGGAAGCGGTGCCTGGTTATTGACGGCGATTTTAAAAACCCGACGTTGGCAAAAAAGTTCGCCATGCCGGACGAATCGGGTTTGATCGACGTCATCGAGGGAAAGGTCCAGCTTGGAAACGCGCTGAAAAGAGGGCCGGTCGAGAATTTGGCCATTCTCCCGATGGGACACCGATCGGGCAAAGAGAATAATATATGGACGACGGAAGAGATTAAGCATGTTTTGACCGAAGTGCGGGCTTGGTTTGATTACGTTTGGATCGATGCCCCGCCGATTCTTCCCCTTTTTGATATGAGCTTCATTTCGGATTCGGTCGACGGCACCCTGATTGTGGTCCGAGCCGGGGAGGTTCCCGAGCAGGTTCTTGCCCAGGCAATCAAATCACTCGGTTCTTCGAAGATTATCGGAAGCGTTCTCAACAGAGCCAAGATGGATTGGCCTTCCCGGTATTATGAGTATGGATATTAG
- a CDS encoding polysaccharide biosynthesis/export family protein, whose product MSVGKYFIGIFLGLVLLTNGACAKRQGTVSQSENQTAEMQESTISASEEYILGAEDVVEILVWRNEALSRTVSIRPDGKISLPIIGDLQAAGLSATQLRDSIKEHLQEFKETPEVSVIIREVNSLAVFILGEVARPGKLQLRSETTLLQALSLSGGFTQYADPDNILLLRRERGGETRIRVRYKDIVNGRNPDGNVLLRRGDTILVP is encoded by the coding sequence GTGTCTGTCGGAAAGTATTTCATCGGGATCTTTTTAGGGTTGGTTCTACTGACGAATGGCGCCTGCGCCAAACGCCAAGGAACGGTTTCTCAATCTGAGAATCAAACGGCGGAGATGCAGGAATCGACCATTTCAGCCTCTGAAGAATATATTCTTGGCGCGGAAGATGTCGTAGAGATCCTTGTTTGGAGAAATGAAGCGCTTTCCCGGACGGTGTCGATCCGTCCCGATGGTAAGATTTCACTTCCGATTATCGGTGATTTACAGGCGGCCGGCTTGTCCGCAACGCAGTTGCGCGATTCAATCAAAGAACATCTGCAGGAGTTCAAAGAGACGCCCGAGGTCTCGGTCATCATCCGAGAAGTCAACAGTCTGGCCGTTTTTATCCTGGGAGAGGTCGCCCGTCCCGGAAAACTTCAGCTTAGAAGCGAGACGACCCTCCTTCAGGCCTTGTCCTTATCGGGCGGGTTCACCCAGTATGCAGATCCGGATAATATTCTCCTCTTGCGGAGAGAGAGGGGTGGTGAGACGCGGATCCGCGTCCGCTACAAAGACATCGTCAATGGCAGGAATCCCGACGGAAATGTTCTTCTCCGTCGAGGGGATACCATTTTAGTTCCATAA